cctttaattaaacaaaatatgtaaactcctttaaaaaaaaaccgtcCCCAGTTAGGTTTAATAAGAATTTTTATTAGTATATTAAAAGTCATATGGtgttattataatttactTGAAAGTATTTCGTAATAAGCATACATCTCAGCCATATACCCTTTATCTCAAATActtgttttgcaatttttagACCATCGCCGTTAGTTTATGCATATTAAATGTTGAGTTTAACAtagtaggaaaattaaaaacgttTCATTAGTAGGCTTTTGTTTCGAGATAACTTGTAAAGTACACAATTAGTTTGCTTATGCGATATATAAATAACTGGGCTAGAAATGAACAGATGAAACAAAGTTATTTACAGATCTCAGTAATATGCGATTCCTTCGGTTTTTAGTTGGTGTGGGATGGCTACAGTATTCCCTTTAGTTAGAGTGCATTCCGCTAATATACTACATCTTTTTGCATCCTGTGCAAGTTGTATTtacacaaaatgtattttatatatattttttttccattagGGACTTTATAGTTAAGtagtttatatttattgtttaaatgTAATGATTGCTTTCAACTTATTTACCGTATGCAAGTGTGTATTTCATATTGTTCCATCAGCTAAGTTTCTCTCGTTAACAAGTTTGCACATCGGCCGGAACTATATAATatgtctatgtgtgtgttaATGATACTACTAGACTACTTTTTGCTAATAACATTGAATCGTAAAcctcatatatatttatatatatccgTTTGCATACGTTCGATTAGTGTTTCTGTGGATTTCCCATTTTTCAACAGAgataaataacaactttttcggtttttttttttttgttttgttcgagGGTCTGCAGCCTAACGCTATATTAATCAGGACTTTGTACAGATTTTCGAGAGAGGtcgctatatatatatatatgtatatatacgaTATATGCATGCGCATCGCTTTGAGCGTTCAAGTTTGATATACACTAACATACACTGGTTGTTCAATAATATTTACGGTCCGCATAATAGGTATTCTGGCGCTATATTTATCCCATTAATGTTTAGGAGTAGATTAATCTGCTGTGTACGTTTGTTTGTTCTGTCTGTTCTGTtcgtgtttgtttttaatttgtggcTATGGCTACTAGTAGACATCCGCTATACACATCTGCAACCACGATTTGTTCGTACATTTATCGACTACCTTAATAAAGCTATGATCCCAATTTCAGCTGATAATTTGGTACCTTACTGCTAAGCACTTTTACCACTGCCCTTTGACTTTCTGCTGCTATCGCTCGGCGGCTTTTCCACCTCGAATTTCCCTACGATTTTCGCCCTGCTCAAATTGGTAAAGAGCAGTGGTAAATCTTAAAAGAATGGTCCCGCTATCAGACATTTTGAAAAACgtttgaaaacatttcaagttgattaaggaaaaggaaaaccgAAACGAAAGGAAATCAAATCCTCCTGCGACTCAAGCCCTCCACTTTCTGCTCTCACTTTTGTCCCGCGCtcatgtataaaaataaatatgttttgtaGAAACGTGACTATTATATtcttaacaataaatattatatatccCATCGTATAGGTAGCTATGTGCATTTGTAGAGTGGAAAGTTTTTGAAATCTTTGCCTTCTTCTTggatttttggtttttctttttcttgtgGGGAAAGTCTGTTAGGGGTTGGTGTAGAGTATATACAAGTCGTATAGCTAGTTGTCAGGTATTTTTTGGTTTAGCTTTTAGTTAGGTACTTAATATCTAGACAGATCGACGCGTCTGTCGTTCCTTTCTTGAAAAACCACTCGTTTAATTGAGCAATTCGAATGCTTGGTaaatgcaaacacacaaaaaactaagggcaaaaataaaaggtAGAAACgattacaaaaatatatatgtatttaattagAAACGATATTGCGTACATCGAACTTAGACAAATCATACGATAAATTCCACATTTGACTAAAACTAATCAAGTACAACACAAGTACAACTGAATTCTAAATATAAATGCTCGCAACGAACTAACAAATTCACAACAAATTTCAGTTGAACTCCTTTGCTATTTACATCTACGCGTTCTTTTTTTCTCCACTGTTCGTTTGTATTTGTGCTTGGCCctaatattttcatatttatcaATTTGCTTCTTCCTTTTGCAACAACAAAGTAAACagtatttatacatatatatcgaTATTAATGTACCTATGCGTATAGATGATGTACGTTTATTCTAACTCTACCACAATTCACATAGAGAGCGCATTTGAAGCGTTTTGTTATCAATAATTCTAGGCTGATTCTAAGCTTAGTAAACAATATTCTTGCAGCTTCGTTCGTTCCTcggtttctctcagtgtagcCATCAAAGTTTCCTCTTGTGTTCCGTTTTTCCGCATTAGTTTTCCGATTCAGTTGGCCGCTGGCCGCCAGGTGGCGCAATTGTCCCCTTAGGCCGCAGCGCCATCTGCCGGCTCCGCAGCTGGCTCACTCTGCTCGCCATCggccgtttccgtttccggcttGCTTTCCTCCGCTTCCgccgccgctgcagctgcagcttccTCCGCTGCGGTGGCCAAAGCCCGAGCCTCGGCATCTGAAAACaggtgaatttttaattttccaattcCTCACTGCATAAGTTAATTAAGCATAATTTGAACTATTTTCCAGGCCACTTACAGACTGCATTAGACCATAATTTGTTTCAGATCATGAAAGctgttattatatttaaaattgaaataagtGTAAGTCATGTATAAGGaagtaaataaatgcaaattccaACTTAAAATTCCAAGGACttttaagcaaaaatcatctttaactTCAGAGCAAGCTTGATGGCACATAACTTCCTGCCATATCCTGCAATGCCTCTCTCATCATTAACTTTAGATCGTAATAGGATTGGGTTTGTCTTGGGAATGGTGGAAGGTAGAGGCTCTTGATTCTTGATGCCTAATGACCGCTCTTTCGGCGCCGTTCTATCAGCTCTGCGTAAGAAGGTTTatgcatgaataataaatgCCCATTGGCAGGCGGCAGATCAAAGCGAAGGACATGTCAAACTCAATTAGCGCTCTAAATGTGACTACAAAAAGCGGCCGAGTCGCCAGGCAATTAATATGATAATGAAAGCGCACCACACTGAGAACTACGCATGGCATTGGCATTTCACGAATATCTCTTCAATTCGAATTCTTTACTTTGAATTTGCCTCAGTGCAGTGAACTCACCTTTGACGGCCTGCTCCTTCCATATCCGCTTGTTCTCCACCAGACAGGTGAGCCACGGCTTGGGTATGTTGAACTTGGAGGCGGTGGTGCCGGTGACACTCTTGCGTGCGAGGCACTCGGCGGCGGTGGTCTTGGCCTCGGTGCGATGATCCCGTGGCTTGTCCATGCTGGGCGTGATTCCCGAATTGGGTATGACGATCGCCGAGTTTGTCGTGGAGTTAGCGGTCGTCTCGTGCTCCACCAGAGTGGCGGGCTTGGACTTGTTCATCGGCGCAATTGGCGCCAGTATGAGCTCCAGCATGTCGGACATGACGCCCATGCTGGGCTCCACGATGAAATCGATGAAACAGATCTGAGACTCGGCCACCAGCGTATTGTTGCGATCACACAGCGGACTGAAGGGCAAACCCAGCTCCTTCTCGAGGTCACCCTGGCGGAAGAACTCCTCCAGCAGTAGCATCGTCCAGCGATGATGGACGCCCCACTGCTTGGCCGGATGCGAGATGTCGCAGCAGTGGAGAACCAGGGACAGCACCTTCTGCTTGTCAATGGTCGCCTCCTGGAGCGTCAGCAGCTGGCGCATGGCCTTCATCTGCTGAAAGTGATTGGTCATATCGGTGCCGAGTACCATTTCGATAACCAGGCCGCGCAATTCGCGGAACTCCTCGCGCGACAAATGCGACAGTATGTTGTACTCATCCTCGCGCAGCAGCCGGAAACTGGCGCTGGCATGATGATTCTCCAGCACAGCCCGATCGTTGTACAGCAGTGCCGTCTCCGAACCGGACATCACATGGAAGTTATTGGTGGTGCCGGTGTGCTCGTAATCGTGGAGCAGGGCGGCCAGCAGCGAGGCAAAGATCTCCAGGTCCGTCAGCCAGTTCATCAGACCCGTGTTGCACAGGCAGTAGTGGATCGTCTGCATCACGTCCACGGCGTGCAGATTGTTATGATACGGATTCCGATACCGGCAGTAGCCCTCCTCCACGCGATGCAGGAACGCCTCCAGAATTCCCGGCGCAATCTTGAACTTGTGAATCGAGCCGTAGCGGTTGAAGAGCTCATAGGCCACGTACTTGACCACCTGGCCGCTGGCTGCCTCCGTCAGGGCGAAC
The sequence above is a segment of the Drosophila melanogaster chromosome 2L genome. Coding sequences within it:
- the Pde1c gene encoding phosphodiesterase 1c, isoform B, which gives rise to MQPSSPNATNYLADNIQISSANLSQTEMVVGRDSADYTAMHSINVGVGNSFLRGDTDIPQESGHSFETPSNMSFTAGQWDTESLPPVDTPDALNKAAGRIRSLLRRMDHETVAYEDMQRNLHYAARVLEAVFIDESREGCNGNCKNLNCSRHSHGRDDQQQDNNNSNRSCSLQEASPGGAGAGVTPGADNQDSIESRTKGVSQAPQTHSGPTGPPSNTSSETIAQPAPKLQPALETVRESVMEESPSKDPGDKGPPPPASTSTLTSQTTTSSSATAEPSAKAAESQAGSAGSSGSCSNPAAVHRQRRLRTPTWARSMSTNKTRLADEDDELSEVQPDAVPPEVREWLASTFTRQMATSRRKSDEKPKFRSVAHAIRAGIFVDRMYRRVSSSALTAFPPDVVRLLKNLDDWTFDVFALTEAASGQVVKYVAYELFNRYGSIHKFKIAPGILEAFLHRVEEGYCRYRNPYHNNLHAVDVMQTIHYCLCNTGLMNWLTDLEIFASLLAALLHDYEHTGTTNNFHVMSGSETALLYNDRAVLENHHASASFRLLREDEYNILSHLSREEFRELRGLVIEMVLGTDMTNHFQQMKAMRQLLTLQEATIDKQKVLSLVLHCCDISHPAKQWGVHHRWTMLLLEEFFRQGDLEKELGLPFSPLCDRNNTLVAESQICFIDFIVEPSMGVMSDMLELILAPIAPMNKSKPATLVEHETTANSTTNSAIVIPNSGITPSMDKPRDHRTEAKTTAAECLARKSVTGTTASKFNIPKPWLTCLVENKRIWKEQAVKDAEARALATAAEEAAAAAAAEAEESKPETETADGEQSEPAAEPADGAAA
- the Pde1c gene encoding phosphodiesterase 1c, isoform C; translation: MYEPGTSSEEGVVSETEPEPAGVSVSVSVSVSEEPSASRSSRLTVITVVVVVVAVRAMSRLRRESSRQSVITVELIQFIIQYRAKETQEKKKRRLADEDDELSEVQPDAVPPEVREWLASTFTRQMATSRRKSDEKPKFRSVAHAIRAGIFVDRMYRRVSSSALTAFPPDVVRLLKNLDDWTFDVFALTEAASGQVVKYVAYELFNRYGSIHKFKIAPGILEAFLHRVEEGYCRYRNPYHNNLHAVDVMQTIHYCLCNTGLMNWLTDLEIFASLLAALLHDYEHTGTTNNFHVMSGSETALLYNDRAVLENHHASASFRLLREDEYNILSHLSREEFRELRGLVIEMVLGTDMTNHFQQMKAMRQLLTLQEATIDKQKVLSLVLHCCDISHPAKQWGVHHRWTMLLLEEFFRQGDLEKELGLPFSPLCDRNNTLVAESQICFIDFIVEPSMGVMSDMLELILAPIAPMNKSKPATLVEHETTANSTTNSAIVIPNSGITPSMDKPRDHRTEAKTTAAECLARKSVTGTTASKFNIPKPWLTCLVENKRIWKEQAVKDAEARALATAAEEAAAAAAAEAEESKPETETADGEQSEPAAEPADGAAA